From Calothrix sp. PCC 6303, a single genomic window includes:
- a CDS encoding phytochelatin synthase family protein, with translation MKLAKGYLPTLLFSTVVAAGSAIAQTLPLTENLINFNSESGEKLLVESKSRADFFPLSSQFITQDNQAYCGVASIVMVLNSLGITAPEASQYKPFKIFTQQNLFDLEKTKKITTAEIVSREGMTLEQIGGLISSYDVQAQVYHAADSSIDEFRKLAINNLKQPNNYIIINYLRKAIGQETGGHISPLAAYNEQTDRFLILDVSRYKYPPIWVKAADLWKAMNTTDTSVNKTRGFVIASKK, from the coding sequence ATGAAATTAGCTAAGGGTTATCTACCAACTCTCTTGTTTAGTACAGTTGTCGCTGCTGGAAGTGCAATAGCTCAAACTCTTCCCCTGACAGAAAATCTGATTAACTTTAATTCTGAATCAGGGGAAAAATTACTAGTTGAAAGTAAATCGAGAGCAGATTTCTTTCCCCTCAGTAGTCAATTTATTACCCAAGATAATCAAGCTTATTGTGGGGTTGCCAGCATTGTAATGGTGCTGAATAGCTTAGGTATCACCGCACCGGAAGCATCGCAATATAAGCCTTTTAAAATTTTTACTCAGCAGAATCTTTTTGATTTAGAAAAAACTAAAAAAATTACCACCGCTGAGATTGTTTCCCGCGAAGGAATGACTTTGGAACAAATAGGCGGATTAATTAGTAGTTATGATGTTCAAGCTCAGGTATATCATGCTGCCGATTCATCGATTGATGAATTTCGCAAATTAGCGATCAACAATCTCAAACAACCTAATAATTATATTATCATCAACTATTTACGCAAAGCCATCGGTCAAGAAACTGGTGGACATATTTCACCTTTGGCGGCATACAATGAGCAAACTGATCGATTTTTGATTTTGGATGTATCTCGCTATAAATATCCGCCAATTTGGGTAAAAGCAGCCGATTTGTGGAAAGCGATGAATACTACTGACACATCTGTAAATAAAACTCGTGGATTTGTGATTGCTAGTAAAAAATAG
- the pheT gene encoding phenylalanine--tRNA ligase subunit beta, with protein MRISLNWLRELVEIKLKPEELAETLTMAGFEVEEIEDRRTWADGVVIGRVLQREQHPNADKLSVCQVDIGKGEAVNIVCGASNVRADIFVAVATVGTFLPNIDLKIKPAKLRGVPSNGMICSLKELGLPTDVDGIHIFSEENLQIGSDVRPLLGLDDVVLDVTATANRADALSMVGIAREVAALTGGKLSIPEPPQVDVSPGAASLSLKIDESKACPTYIGTLVENVTIAPSPEWLQQRLRSAGTRPINNVVDITNYVLLEWGQPLHAFDSDRLKSLTGKNEITMGVRFANAKETLKTLDGQTRNLTTQNLLITANNTPVALAGVMGGEESEVHPGTQSLILEAALFDSVAIRRSSRSVGLRSEASTRYERGVNFASLETANNRALSLFTELAGAIIITQEIVDHRPDPKTWSRQVELRLERLNDILGPVKIDEEDIAELKPADVERTLSALGCQLTVSGKNTWMVTVPPYRYRDLEREIDLIEEVARLYGYDNFCDTLPEKAEAGFLPFEQETTRKLRYLFRGEGLTELVHYSLVKPGEERQVVLSNPLFAEYSALRTDLVAGLIDAFQYNLEQGNGALNGFEIGRIFWQEESGFTEADAIAGIMGGDRTVGKWSQSGKEQPMTWFEAKGILENVFGQLGLKVEYQPDHRDTHLHPGRTASLWVGGNRLGTFGQLHPQLRNDRGFPDSVYVFQLDLDVLLDAVDSDSIQTPKFQAYSTYPASDRDIAFFAPVKVSVAEIEKAITKAGKELLDSVELFDEYRGEHVPQGQRSLAFRLVYRSRDRTLTETEVEPVHQQVRDTLVEKFGVNLRS; from the coding sequence ATGCGTATTTCGTTAAATTGGCTACGGGAACTGGTAGAAATCAAGCTAAAACCAGAGGAATTGGCTGAAACCCTGACGATGGCAGGGTTTGAGGTAGAAGAAATTGAAGATCGTCGCACTTGGGCTGATGGTGTGGTAATTGGACGTGTTTTACAGCGGGAACAACACCCAAATGCTGATAAATTAAGTGTTTGTCAGGTTGATATTGGTAAGGGTGAAGCTGTAAATATTGTTTGCGGTGCGTCGAATGTACGGGCAGATATTTTTGTCGCAGTTGCCACTGTTGGCACATTCTTGCCAAATATCGATTTGAAAATCAAACCTGCGAAACTACGGGGTGTTCCTTCAAATGGGATGATTTGTTCTTTGAAGGAATTGGGTTTACCAACTGATGTGGATGGAATTCACATTTTTTCCGAAGAAAACCTGCAAATAGGTAGCGATGTACGTCCTTTGTTAGGTTTGGATGATGTGGTTTTGGATGTAACTGCCACAGCAAACCGTGCGGATGCACTGAGTATGGTGGGAATTGCGCGGGAAGTTGCAGCATTAACTGGTGGGAAACTATCGATTCCGGAACCTCCCCAGGTAGATGTGTCTCCTGGTGCCGCAAGTTTGAGTTTGAAAATTGATGAATCCAAAGCTTGCCCCACATACATCGGCACATTAGTGGAAAATGTCACAATTGCTCCATCACCCGAATGGTTGCAGCAGCGGTTACGCTCTGCGGGGACACGTCCGATCAATAATGTTGTAGATATTACCAATTATGTGTTGTTGGAATGGGGACAACCCCTACATGCCTTCGATAGCGATCGCTTAAAATCTCTAACGGGCAAAAATGAAATTACTATGGGGGTGCGTTTTGCTAATGCCAAGGAAACTCTCAAAACTTTGGATGGGCAAACCCGAAATTTAACGACTCAAAATTTATTGATTACTGCTAATAATACCCCTGTTGCCCTAGCAGGTGTGATGGGTGGTGAGGAAAGTGAAGTTCATCCAGGTACCCAAAGTCTAATTTTAGAGGCAGCTTTATTTGATAGTGTGGCGATTCGTCGTTCCTCACGTTCAGTAGGATTACGCAGTGAAGCCTCCACAAGATACGAGCGAGGTGTCAACTTTGCTAGTTTGGAAACCGCAAATAATCGAGCCTTGAGCCTATTTACAGAGTTGGCTGGTGCCATAATTATTACCCAGGAAATAGTAGACCATCGCCCAGATCCCAAAACTTGGAGTCGTCAAGTAGAACTACGGTTAGAACGACTAAATGATATCCTGGGACCTGTAAAAATAGACGAAGAAGATATTGCCGAACTCAAACCTGCTGATGTCGAACGCACATTATCAGCTTTAGGATGTCAATTAACAGTTAGTGGTAAAAACACCTGGATGGTGACAGTTCCCCCCTATCGCTACCGGGATTTGGAAAGGGAAATTGACTTAATTGAAGAAGTTGCCCGTCTTTACGGTTATGATAATTTCTGCGACACACTCCCAGAGAAAGCCGAAGCCGGTTTTTTACCCTTTGAGCAAGAAACTACTCGTAAACTCCGTTATTTATTCCGGGGAGAAGGATTAACCGAACTAGTTCACTACTCCTTAGTCAAACCGGGAGAAGAAAGACAAGTAGTTTTGAGTAATCCCCTATTTGCAGAATATTCAGCCCTCCGCACCGACTTAGTTGCAGGCTTAATTGATGCCTTCCAGTATAACTTAGAACAGGGAAATGGAGCACTCAACGGCTTTGAAATTGGCAGAATTTTTTGGCAAGAAGAAAGCGGTTTCACTGAAGCAGATGCAATAGCTGGCATCATGGGAGGCGATCGCACTGTGGGAAAATGGTCGCAGAGTGGTAAAGAACAGCCGATGACTTGGTTTGAAGCTAAAGGCATCCTAGAAAACGTCTTTGGGCAACTAGGTTTAAAGGTAGAATATCAACCAGATCACCGCGACACCCATTTACATCCTGGACGTACAGCCTCCCTCTGGGTAGGTGGTAATCGACTCGGAACATTTGGACAACTGCATCCACAACTACGCAATGATAGGGGTTTCCCAGATTCCGTATATGTATTTCAACTAGACTTAGATGTGCTTTTGGATGCAGTAGATAGTGATTCCATCCAAACACCCAAATTCCAAGCATACTCCACATATCCCGCATCCGACCGTGATATCGCTTTCTTTGCCCCAGTGAAAGTCAGTGTAGCCGAAATTGAAAAAGCCATCACCAAAGCTGGAAAAGAACTCTTAGATTCCGTGGAATTATTCGACGAATACCGAGGAGAACACGTCCCCCAAGGGCAACGCAGTTTAGCATTTAGGTTAGTATATCGTTCACGCGATCGCACTCTCACCGAAACCGAGGTAGAACCTGTACATCAACAAGTACGTGACACCTTAGTTGAGAAATTTGGAGTCAACCTCAGAAGCTAA
- a CDS encoding YciI family protein, which yields MAKYIMWGSYCEDVLEKRAPYRQAHLDGLAKQKESGTLITLGPTKDVTKVFGIYEAESEEIVRQLVENDPYWRHQIWTEYTIKEWIQAF from the coding sequence ATGGCAAAATACATCATGTGGGGTAGTTATTGCGAAGACGTTTTAGAAAAACGTGCCCCTTACCGACAAGCACATCTTGACGGACTCGCAAAACAAAAAGAATCAGGTACTTTAATCACCCTAGGACCTACTAAAGACGTAACCAAAGTCTTTGGAATTTACGAAGCTGAAAGCGAAGAAATAGTACGTCAACTAGTAGAAAATGATCCATACTGGCGACACCAAATTTGGACAGAATACACCATCAAAGAATGGATTCAAGCATTCTAG
- a CDS encoding haloacid dehalogenase-like hydrolase, with the protein MSIKQLDNTFKLEKLSESSATEVVSFFKNKSEKSLIILDFDETLLLRNSTEEYLNIIQPRPIAAILLIILDAVKPWRFLPKKIATETSRDWIRVLLVTIIFPWNILLWRSHAQKLAETSINTELIEAINIHKNHRIVVATKGFNFIVRPIIQHLNTTIDEIIGCRFWMGCVDRNQNKEDLIASKISCTEIRESIVVTDSLDDASLLAIVKHPFLVIWSQAKYIAAMQDAYVPFFYLEKVKRPGKRSIQEIILKNHLISLILALSWISPTPILHIPGITLLVFAFWCIYEVGYHENDQVAEKFEKNPVLSATYHKYKSKMNQWEPWIWAVTLSFLGIVLIEASQTDIWKSDNRGILGLLTTEHITEVFIKLFLWLGVLALTRLTYVAYNYLDEKTRIWIYPILQVWKFFGFLVISASNSIGVALLLAQLFVEWIPYSIYRCGGNRQTFQPEIFRLFVYSFLCLTIAIGMGDASILINYQFVIIFVWVFLRSKSEMMTLLSNASLLGQQSSEVEIEANIKL; encoded by the coding sequence ATGAGTATCAAACAATTGGATAATACATTTAAGCTTGAGAAACTTAGTGAATCTTCCGCTACAGAAGTTGTGTCTTTTTTCAAAAATAAATCTGAAAAAAGTTTAATTATCTTGGATTTTGATGAAACATTATTACTCAGGAATTCAACAGAAGAGTATCTAAATATAATACAACCACGACCTATAGCTGCAATCTTACTAATCATTTTAGATGCAGTTAAACCTTGGAGATTTTTACCAAAGAAAATTGCCACAGAAACCTCTAGGGATTGGATTAGGGTACTGCTAGTAACAATTATTTTTCCCTGGAATATATTACTTTGGAGAAGTCACGCCCAAAAACTGGCAGAAACATCTATAAATACTGAGCTTATAGAAGCAATTAATATTCATAAAAATCATCGAATTGTGGTAGCGACAAAAGGATTTAACTTTATAGTTAGACCAATTATTCAACATCTCAATACTACAATAGATGAAATTATTGGTTGCCGATTTTGGATGGGGTGTGTAGATAGAAATCAAAATAAAGAAGATTTGATTGCTAGCAAAATTAGTTGTACAGAAATTAGAGAAAGCATAGTTGTCACAGATTCTTTAGATGATGCATCGCTACTGGCAATCGTGAAACATCCTTTTCTTGTGATATGGAGTCAAGCAAAATATATCGCAGCGATGCAAGATGCTTATGTTCCTTTCTTTTACCTTGAAAAAGTCAAACGTCCAGGTAAGCGGAGTATCCAAGAAATTATCTTAAAAAATCACCTTATATCACTGATTTTAGCGCTGAGTTGGATCAGCCCTACACCTATTTTACACATTCCAGGAATTACCTTACTTGTTTTTGCTTTCTGGTGTATTTACGAAGTTGGATATCATGAAAACGATCAGGTTGCAGAAAAATTTGAAAAGAACCCTGTGCTATCAGCAACTTATCATAAATATAAATCAAAAATGAATCAATGGGAGCCATGGATATGGGCAGTCACATTATCATTTTTGGGAATTGTGTTGATAGAGGCTAGCCAAACTGATATATGGAAAAGTGATAATCGAGGAATTTTAGGACTACTTACCACAGAGCATATTACAGAGGTATTTATTAAATTATTTCTGTGGCTAGGTGTACTTGCATTAACTCGATTGACTTACGTTGCTTATAACTACCTGGATGAGAAAACGAGAATTTGGATATATCCAATATTACAGGTTTGGAAATTCTTTGGATTTTTAGTTATAAGTGCTAGCAACTCTATTGGTGTTGCCTTGTTATTGGCACAATTATTCGTTGAATGGATTCCATACAGTATATATAGATGTGGTGGAAATCGTCAGACATTTCAACCAGAAATTTTCCGGCTATTTGTCTATAGTTTCTTGTGTCTGACAATAGCTATTGGCATGGGTGATGCATCCATACTAATTAATTATCAATTTGTCATCATATTTGTTTGGGTTTTTCTTCGCAGCAAATCAGAAATGATGACGCTGTTGAGTAATGCTTCCCTTCTTGGGCAACAAAGTTCAGAAGTCGAAATAGAAGCCAATATAAAGCTTTAA
- the ggt gene encoding gamma-glutamyltransferase, translating to MALKKYQQLVSTIVAIGVIFSHQITLAAFVSPLRTKKAMVVSANPLASDAGLAMLQKGGNAVDAAVATTLAISVVEPFAAGIGGGGFLLIRDAKTGEIKSLDFRERAPLKATKNMYLDAQGKVRVGGSTNGHLAVGVPGTIAGLYEVHQRYGKLPWADLFQPAIALARQGFIINKVVTPRSMYAYEERKKVILSNPAAKAIFTRNGDFYQPGEKLIQIDLSQTLTELSRNPQSFYTGKTARFITADMQKNGGLINLEDLRTYKPIWRTPVCGDFRKVRVCSMPPPSSGGVHLLQILNILGDTDLKTLGWHNPDSLHLLVEAMKIAYADRAEHLGDPDFVKVPVTQLISPAYAKLRRAQIDMQMAKPASEVKPGIFEKKQRGRVQGEKRGRGRRGAGEEGENQRKQFLSSNLVTNAKFPGYESPETSHINVIDSQRNAVSLTFTVNTGFGAGVVATGTGILLNNEMDDFAVAPGVPNSFGLVGNLKNAIAPKKTPLSSMTPTIITEKGQLRMVVGAPGGSTIITQVLQVILNVLEYNMDAGAAVSAAHIHHQWLPDELRVEPFGLDIMTLNELRRRGQNIKETATWGNANTIIVKPDGSLEGAASPRGEGSPRGE from the coding sequence ATGGCTTTGAAAAAATATCAACAGCTTGTATCTACTATTGTTGCCATTGGTGTTATTTTCTCCCATCAAATTACACTTGCAGCTTTCGTTTCCCCCTTGCGTACCAAAAAGGCAATGGTTGTGTCGGCAAACCCTTTAGCTAGCGATGCAGGGTTAGCAATGTTGCAAAAAGGAGGTAACGCAGTTGATGCAGCCGTTGCTACAACCTTGGCGATTTCTGTCGTGGAACCCTTTGCTGCGGGAATTGGTGGGGGAGGGTTTTTATTGATACGGGATGCGAAAACTGGGGAAATCAAAAGCCTTGATTTTAGAGAACGCGCCCCCCTCAAAGCCACAAAAAACATGTATCTAGATGCACAGGGTAAAGTACGTGTCGGTGGCAGTACAAACGGACATTTGGCGGTAGGGGTGCCGGGAACAATTGCCGGGTTGTATGAAGTTCATCAACGCTATGGAAAGTTGCCCTGGGCGGATCTTTTTCAACCAGCGATCGCACTGGCGCGTCAAGGCTTTATTATCAACAAAGTGGTGACACCACGTTCGATGTATGCCTATGAAGAACGCAAAAAAGTAATTCTCAGTAATCCCGCTGCCAAGGCAATTTTTACCCGCAATGGTGACTTTTACCAGCCAGGGGAAAAACTCATCCAAATCGATTTATCCCAAACCCTCACCGAACTTAGCCGCAATCCCCAAAGTTTTTATACTGGCAAAACTGCCAGGTTCATCACCGCCGATATGCAAAAAAATGGTGGATTGATTAACCTGGAGGATTTGAGGACATATAAACCAATTTGGCGAACTCCTGTATGTGGTGATTTCCGCAAGGTACGAGTGTGTTCAATGCCACCACCCTCATCGGGAGGTGTTCACCTGCTACAGATACTGAATATTCTGGGTGATACCGACCTGAAAACTTTAGGATGGCATAACCCCGACAGTTTACACTTGTTAGTAGAAGCGATGAAAATCGCCTACGCAGATCGTGCAGAACATTTGGGAGATCCTGACTTTGTAAAGGTACCCGTTACGCAATTAATTAGTCCAGCCTACGCTAAACTGCGTCGCGCCCAAATCGATATGCAAATGGCAAAACCAGCTAGTGAAGTTAAACCGGGGATATTTGAGAAGAAGCAGAGGGGCAGGGTGCAGGGGGAGAAGAGGGGCAGGGGGAGAAGAGGTGCAGGGGAAGAAGGAGAGAATCAGAGAAAGCAGTTTTTGTCAAGTAATTTAGTTACGAATGCGAAATTCCCAGGTTACGAATCTCCCGAAACCAGTCATATCAACGTTATTGATAGTCAGCGTAATGCTGTGAGTTTGACATTTACAGTTAATACCGGGTTTGGTGCTGGGGTAGTGGCTACGGGTACAGGGATATTATTAAACAACGAAATGGATGACTTTGCTGTTGCCCCAGGAGTCCCCAACAGTTTTGGATTAGTGGGTAATTTGAAAAACGCTATAGCTCCTAAAAAAACACCCTTATCTAGTATGACACCAACCATCATCACCGAAAAAGGTCAACTGCGGATGGTTGTGGGTGCCCCTGGAGGTAGTACCATTATTACTCAGGTACTCCAAGTAATCCTTAATGTTTTAGAATACAATATGGATGCAGGCGCTGCTGTTTCCGCTGCCCATATTCATCACCAATGGCTTCCCGACGAGTTGCGAGTTGAACCATTCGGTTTAGATATCATGACACTCAATGAACTGCGTCGTCGTGGACAAAATATCAAAGAAACTGCCACCTGGGGAAACGCCAATACGATTATTGTTAAACCTGATGGTAGTTTAGAAGGTGCTGCCTCTCCTAGGGGAGAGGGTTCTCCTAGAGGAGAATAA
- a CDS encoding mannose-1-phosphate guanyltransferase, translating to MRAVLMAGGSGTRLRPLTCDLPKPMVPILNRPIAEHIINLLKRHNINEVIATLHYLPDALRDYFQDGSDFGVQMTYAVEEDQPLGTAGCVKNIAELLDETFLVISGDSITDFDLTTAIQFHKEKKSKATLILTRVPNPIEFGVVITDKHGRINRFLEKPSTSEIFSDTVNTGIYILEPEVLGYLPTNTECDFSKDLFPLLLEKNDPMYGYVADGYWCDVGSLDAYRQAQYDGLEQKVKLDFAYNQVSPGLWVGQNTYIDHSAVIETPTVIGDNCRIGARVQIEAGTAIGDNVTIGSDANLKRPIIWNGGIIGDEVHLSACVISRGARVDRRAHVLEGAIVGSLSTVGEEAQISPFVRVWPSKKIESGAILNINLIWGSTALRNLFGQRGVQGLANVDITPEFAVKLGAAYGSTLKPGAKVTVSRDQRNVSRMVTRSLIAGLMSVGINIQNLDATAIPIARTIIPTMGVAGGIHVRVHPDRPDYILIEFIDVQGINISKSKEKKIEGAFFKEDMRRSQIHEIGDVAYPSQVADLYCTAFEKFIHIDTIRNSRAKVVVDYVYAVSGAVLPQMLDRFGADVVVLNASLNQTAMSITNREGLIIQLGHVVEALKANFGVQVSANGEQMILVDESGTPIRGEILTALMVDMMLTANPRSSVVVPVHTSSAVEQIARRHDARVIRTKANPTALMETCQQNRNHVVLGGSGDIGFIFPELHPGFDAMFCIGKLIEMLTIQERSLTSVRTELPRVVHKSYSIRCPWTIKGALMRYLVETHPAQNLELIDGVKICQPYDDSWILVLPDASEPIVHLYVNSNDREWVDQTMRDYRARVQSFVEREEEAIVVEG from the coding sequence ATGCGTGCAGTGCTCATGGCAGGTGGTTCAGGGACTCGGTTACGTCCCCTCACATGCGACTTACCCAAGCCAATGGTACCAATTCTCAATCGACCAATTGCCGAACACATCATTAATTTGCTGAAACGGCATAATATCAACGAAGTAATCGCAACTTTGCATTATTTACCTGATGCACTAAGAGATTATTTCCAAGATGGTAGCGATTTTGGAGTACAAATGACCTATGCGGTTGAAGAAGATCAGCCTTTAGGAACAGCAGGTTGTGTGAAAAACATTGCCGAACTTTTAGACGAAACATTTTTAGTAATTAGTGGCGATAGCATAACAGATTTTGATTTAACCACAGCGATTCAATTTCACAAAGAAAAAAAATCGAAAGCAACTTTGATTTTAACCCGCGTCCCCAATCCAATTGAATTTGGAGTGGTGATTACCGACAAGCATGGACGCATTAACAGATTTTTAGAAAAGCCTTCTACTAGCGAAATTTTTTCCGATACCGTTAATACTGGTATTTATATTCTAGAACCAGAAGTTTTGGGATATTTGCCAACAAATACCGAATGTGATTTTTCCAAAGATCTATTTCCTCTACTATTGGAAAAAAATGATCCAATGTATGGATATGTTGCTGACGGTTATTGGTGTGATGTTGGCAGTTTGGATGCCTATCGTCAGGCACAGTACGACGGTTTAGAACAAAAAGTCAAGCTTGATTTTGCATACAATCAGGTTTCACCCGGTTTATGGGTAGGTCAAAATACTTACATAGACCACTCCGCTGTAATTGAAACTCCGACGGTAATTGGTGATAACTGCCGCATTGGTGCCAGAGTACAGATTGAAGCTGGAACAGCAATTGGTGATAATGTCACCATTGGTTCGGATGCTAACCTCAAGCGTCCAATCATTTGGAATGGAGGTATAATTGGTGACGAAGTACACCTTTCTGCTTGCGTTATTTCACGAGGTGCCCGTGTTGATCGCAGAGCGCATGTTTTAGAAGGGGCAATAGTTGGGTCACTTTCTACAGTTGGTGAAGAGGCACAAATTAGCCCATTTGTAAGGGTGTGGCCCAGTAAAAAAATCGAATCGGGCGCAATCCTTAATATTAACCTGATTTGGGGGAGTACAGCACTACGGAATTTATTTGGTCAGCGGGGTGTCCAAGGTTTAGCCAATGTTGATATTACTCCCGAATTTGCCGTGAAATTGGGAGCAGCTTATGGTTCAACCCTCAAACCTGGTGCGAAAGTGACAGTTTCCCGTGATCAACGTAATGTATCGCGGATGGTGACAAGATCCCTAATTGCGGGTTTGATGTCGGTGGGGATAAATATCCAAAACCTGGATGCTACAGCAATACCAATTGCTCGGACAATTATCCCCACAATGGGTGTTGCTGGGGGGATTCATGTTCGCGTCCATCCCGATCGCCCAGATTATATCCTGATTGAGTTTATTGATGTCCAGGGAATTAATATTTCCAAATCCAAAGAGAAGAAAATTGAGGGTGCTTTCTTCAAAGAAGACATGAGGCGATCGCAGATTCATGAGATTGGCGATGTTGCGTACCCTAGCCAAGTTGCTGACCTTTACTGCACAGCTTTTGAGAAATTTATCCACATTGACACAATTCGTAATAGTCGCGCCAAAGTTGTAGTCGATTATGTGTATGCGGTGTCTGGTGCAGTGTTACCCCAAATGCTAGATCGATTCGGCGCGGATGTAGTGGTACTAAACGCCAGTTTGAATCAAACCGCAATGTCTATAACCAATCGTGAAGGCTTAATTATACAGTTAGGTCATGTGGTGGAAGCACTGAAGGCAAACTTCGGTGTCCAAGTTTCCGCAAATGGCGAACAAATGATCCTCGTGGATGAATCAGGTACACCCATTCGTGGTGAAATCCTCACCGCTTTGATGGTGGATATGATGCTAACTGCCAATCCTCGCAGTAGTGTTGTGGTTCCTGTTCATACATCCAGCGCAGTTGAACAAATCGCCCGTCGTCATGACGCTAGAGTTATCCGCACCAAAGCAAATCCCACAGCTTTGATGGAAACATGTCAACAAAATCGAAACCATGTTGTTTTAGGTGGTAGTGGTGACATCGGCTTCATTTTCCCGGAGTTACATCCAGGATTTGATGCCATGTTTTGTATTGGTAAGTTAATCGAAATGCTGACAATTCAGGAACGTTCTTTAACTTCGGTGCGAACAGAATTGCCTCGTGTAGTCCACAAAAGCTATTCAATTCGTTGTCCTTGGACTATCAAAGGTGCTTTGATGCGGTATTTGGTGGAAACTCACCCAGCACAAAACCTGGAATTGATTGATGGGGTGAAGATTTGCCAACCTTATGATGACAGTTGGATATTGGTATTACCAGATGCTAGTGAGCCAATTGTACATTTGTACGTTAATAGTAATGATCGGGAATGGGTTGATCAGACAATGAGAGATTATCGAGCGCGTGTGCAATCGTTTGTGGAGAGGGAGGAAGAGGCGATTGTAGTGGAGGGGTAA